The stretch of DNA ACTGTTTGGCCAGGGAGAAGGCCGTCCAGGGAGTGATTATGCAGGCGACTCCTTAGCTAGCGCTCGGCTGGCTGGGTTGGGTACTACGCCAAATAGCATTACAGATTTTGTGGGCATCTCAGACACGGCAGATTGGTATCAGTTCACACTAGGCAGAGCAGGAGAATGGCAGCGATCGCTGAATGTACAGAGTGGTGCAGTGACGCTACAGATGGCTCAGGATAGCAATAGCAATGGTGCGATCGAACAAGGCGAAATCCTGCAAAGTTTCACCGCCACCCCTGCTATCACTCTTTCAGAGGATGGTGGCATCTTAGAAGCAGGCAGCTACTATGTGCAGATTGCGCCTGATAATGCTGAGACGAACACGAATTACGCATTGAGCCTTTCGCTCAACCCATCGCCTCTATTAGCTAACAATACTGGGCTGACTCTCACCTCTGGCTCCACCAAAATCATTGGCAACGATCAATTGCGCGTCGTTGATGCTGATACCGATGCAACTCAATTGATCTATACGCTCAAAGACGCACCTCTCAATGGCAGCTTCCAGTTAAATGGTTTGGTCTTGAATGCGAATCAAACCTTTACCCAAGATGACATCAATCAAGGTCGAGTCAGTTATCAGAGTGATAGTGGTAATGCGAGCAGCGATCGCTTCAACTTCAGCGTCACTGATGGTACCACTACTCTCAACAGCAGCTTTAACCTTAGTATCGGTAGAGATCCCTACCTTGTCAAAGATATTAACCCCGGATTGGGTCAGTGGCCCTACGGATTCCTCATTAACGCAGTAAATGTGAACGGGACACTATATTTTTCTGCTTCTAGCCCAGAGCAGGGACTCTGGAAAAGTGATGGCACTGAAGCAGGAACAACGCTAGTCAAGCAAAATGCGTACCCTTCTGCTAACGTGAATGGCTTACTCTACTTCTTCTCTAGTGGCCTCTGGAAGAGCGATGGCACTGAGGCTGGTAAAACTTTCATAAAAGCTGTTGGAGGTAATGCTTTTACTTCTGCACAGTTCAAAACTAACGTCGCTGTTATCGGTAATACATTTTACTTTCCAGCCCATGACACAATACATGGGCCAGAACTGTGGAAGAGCGATGGCACTCCTGAAGGTACGCTGGTGGTGACGGATATCAATCCAGGTAATTTTGGCAGTTTTGCTCCCGCTATATTCACGAATATAAATGACACGCTTTATTTCTCGGCATATTCATCAGGTAGTGGCGAGGCGTTATGGAAGAGTGATGGCACTGGCGAGGGTACTGTCTTGCTGAAGCAGGGTGTTTGGCCAGTTTCCAATCTCTCCTTTGCAAACGTGAATGGTACGCTCTACTTCATGGCTAATGATAGAGTGCATGGTACAGAACTTTGGAAGAGTGATGGCACACCCGAAGGGACCGTACTTGTGGATATTAACCCTGGTGCAATTGGTTCTTTGTCACCAGGGATTTTCAAGTTCCTCAATATCAACGATACGCTCTACTTCGAAGCTAATGATGGTGTGCATGGTAAAGAACTTTGGAGGAGTGATGGCACATCTGAAGGAACTTTCCTCGTAAAAGACATTAACCCAGGTGCAGCTAGTTCCAGCCCTAGCTATTTAACAGCTATCAACGATACGCTTTACTTCTCAAGCAATGATGGAGTGCATGGCACTGAGTTATGGCAAAGTAATGGCACATCCGAAGGAACTGTTCTTGTGAAGGATATTAACCCGGGTGTAGACAGTTCCAATCCTCAGAACTTAGTTAACTTTGATGGTTCACTTTACTTCGGGGCTGATGATTCTGTGTACGGAGCTGAGTTATGGAAGAGTGATGGCACCACGTTAGGAACAACTCTGGTTGAGGATATCAACCCAGGTGTGAACAGTTCGCAGCCATCTTCTTTCTCAGGCTACAATTTTGTGCAAAGCGACAATAAGCTATTCTTTGGAGCTGATGATGGGGTCCACGGAACTGAGCTTTGGGCAATTGAATCGAGCGTGGTAGCTGGGCAGGGATAGGGCCGCGATCGCTAAACACTCAAATAACGCCGCAGGAAGGTTTCGAGGGATTCCATTTTGATGTGGAAGGTAGATTCTAATCGCTCGATCTCCTTGGAAGTACAGAAAAATTCGTTAGCAAGGAGAGTGCGAAGAGTGCCCAAAGCCTTTTGGGTTCTGGCATTGACTAGCCCAACTGCGGTTCTCACGCCGTCGAATAGGAATAAGGGAGGATTAATCACAATGGGGTCGCGATCAAAGATGCGGCCAAAGATAGCAGGGATATCCGATCGCTTTAAGATTTCGGGTCCACCAACGGCAAAGATTTGATTGTGGGCAGCTTCATTGGAAACAGCATCAACGCTAATTCTGGCGAGGTCGTCGGTGCTGACGATGGAGGAACGGTTGTGAGGATCGCCAACTAAGAGATAGATACCAGTGTTGCTAAATTGCTCGGCTAGAGGGAGCAAGTTAGACGAAAAACCAGAAGGACGCAGGATGGTGTAGCTGAGGCCGCTGTTTTGTAGGTAGCGCTCTACGGCAAACTTGGCTTTGAAGGTGGGGGAGTCTTCGTAGCCGCGATCCACTCCTAGCACCGAAATAAAGACAAAGTGTTGCACTCCATTGGCTTTAGCCGCATCAATTAAGTCAATATTGGCGCGGTAGTCCAGCGTTTGAGCATCGCCATCACTAGAGCCAGTCGCACCGTGAGTGCTGATGACATATTGCACACCTTGGCAAGCTTTTTGGATATCGCGTTCTTGCCGCAAATCCCCGATAAAGATTTCCGCACCACGGTGTTCTAGTTCGGCATAGCGGGATGTCAGCCGCACAAACGCTCGTACCGCTTTTTCTTGCTCACACAGCGTGTGGACAATTTTGCGACCTAGCCCTCCGGTGGCTCCAGTGACTAAAAACATAGGGGTACTCAACTGGAAGGTGAACTATCTGATGCAGTTTAGCAAGTTCAGTTGAAGAGTTTGCAACTATCTAAAGTGCGACCTCCAGTTCGACAGTTACAGGTGCATGGTCGCTGGGTTTTTCTAGTTGGCGCGGGGCAATGTCGATGGTGCAAGCGATCGCCCGTTCGTACAAGACTGGAGTTAGGTAGTGATGGTCGATCCGCCAACCGCTGTTGCGTTGAAAAGAGCCAGAGCGGTAGTCCCACCAACTAAAGTGACCTCCATCCTGGGTAAATTTGCGAAACGCATCTGCAAAGCCCAGCTCCAGAACAGTTTGCAAGGCGGCACGCTCATGATCCGAGGCCATAATGTGTTTTTCACGGCCTTTGGGGTTATGGATGTCTCGATCTTCTAAGGCAATATTGAAGTCGCCACAGACTAAAATTTTAGGTGGGTTGCTGTCTTTGAGGCATAGAGCTTCGAGATACTCGCGCAGAACTTGGAGCCATCGCAATTTATAGACATACTTTTCGCTGCCCACTTCGGAGCCGTTGGGGACGTACAGGTTAACGATGCGAATGCCATCTAAAACCCCTGTAATCACTCGTTTTTGGACATCAAGTTCACCTACTAAGCTTTCGCCTAAAATTGGGGTGAATCCAGCGGTGACATCTTCTAAAGGAGTACGGCTGATTAGGGCGACGCCGTTGTAAGACTTTTGCCCAGAAATGTAGAGGTGGTAGCCTAACTCGGTGAAGGGCGATCGCGGGAAGTCAGCGTCTATGACTTTGGTTTCCTGCACACACAGCACGTTTACTGGGTTGGCTTGCAGCCAGTTTAGGACATGTTCTAGGCGGGTGCGAATGGAGTTGACGTTCCAGGTGGCAATCTTCATGCAGGCTTAACGAGCGATTCTTAATTCTAGGTGTTTCAGTCTTCCTTGGGGAGTATGCCATAGGCTAGATGCTCTGCCTAGATCTGCCTGAGGCAATGCCAGATCAAGCGGGAGCAGACATAATTATGGAGAAGCCGTCAAACTTGGATAGGAGGCGAGTGAATGGAAATCCAACGCAGGATGGCTGTGGTAGCCAAAGGAATGGGTTTAGGGACTGCGATCGCACTTTTGGCTAGTTGTACTCAGTCTCTCGTCTCCAACTCGTCCGTCTCGGCCTCCAACTCGGCAGTTGTGTCTGCTTCTGTTCCAGTGGCGGAGGCTCCTGCGGTTAATTCTCCGCCTCCTAATTCATCCCCTGGTGCCCCAGTGGTGGAGAAGGAAGTGCCTTATGTGGCGACGCCGAATGAAGTGGTGGCCGAAATGTTGAAGGTGGCGAGAGTTACAGGCCGAGATCAGCTCTACGACTTAGGCTCAGGTGACGGGCGCATTGTGCTGACCGCAGCTCAGAAGTACGGCACTCGTGGAGTTGGGGTAGAACTTGACCCGAAGCTAATTCAAGAGAGTAATGCCAACGCTCAAAAAGCAGGTTTGGGCGATCGCGTCCAGTTTTTGCAGCAAGATTTGTTTCAAACCAATCTCCGCGATGCCACCGTGGTCACTCTCTACTTGTTGCCTGCCGTTAACCTTAAATTGCAGCCTAAGCTCTTGAATGAACTTAAACCGGGGTCGCGCGTGGTTTCTCATGCCTTTGATATGGGCAACTGGAAACCCGATAAAACCTTAACGGTGAGAGTGCCTAAAACGGGCCGCATTCATGCAATTTACTACTGGGTGGTGCCAGAGAAGGTGGCGGGAAACTGGCAAGGGACATTAGCCACCCCCATTGGGCCGCAACCTGTCAACTTGTTACTGCGGCAGCAATTCCAGCAAGTGAGTGGCGCAGCGACGGCAGGCAGTGAAACGCTGGCAATCAACAATGCCAAGTTGACGGGTAAACAAATCAGCTTTAAGACGAGCAAAAATGTGAAAGGCCAGCCACTAACGATTCAGTTCGCCGGGGAGGTGAATGGCAATACCCTAAAAGGAATTGCTACGTTGCAAGGAGCGGGCTTCTTAGCTGGGAAGTACAATCTGGTCGCTCAGCGTCGGTGATAGTTGCGTCGTGATCGCCTGCTGACCAGGAGCTAGAGTCATTTGCACCATCACATCTTGTAGGCCAAATTCTTGCTGCATTTGGGTTTGGATTTGCTGCAACAAGCGATCGCGGGCTAACCCATCGCTTAAATTGACCTGTAATTGCACACACAGCACTTCTTGCCCCAGAGCCACCGTCCAAAGCTTCAGAGCCTCAATACTAACCACAGCTTTGTGCTGCATTAAAGCTGCTGCCAGGGCTGGGACATCAATCTGCTGAGGGGTGCGTTCTAGCAGAATATTCAAGCTCTGCTGAATCAGCGGAATGGCTCCAGTGGCAATGAACCCAGCCACGAGTAGGCTAATGGCTCCATCTGCCCAGAGCCAGTGCAGTTTGCCGACCGCGGTCGCTGCCAAGATTACGCCCACGGAGCTAATGGCATCGGCCACCATATGTAGAAAGGCTCCCCGCAGATTCAAGTCGTGGTGGGTGTCGCGATGCAAGAACCAGGCATTTAAGCTATTAACCCCTAAGCCCACCACAGCCGTGAGCAGCATGGGCAAGCTGAGAATTTCAGTCGGGGGAGATTGCAGTCGGGCGATCGCTTCCCAACCGACCCAGCAAGCGATCGCAACCAAGCTCAACCCATTGGCTAAAGCGGCCAAAATCTCCACCCGACGGTAGCCAAAAGGAGCTTGTTCAGAAGCAGGTAGACGGGCGATCCAGGTGGCTAACAGTGCTAAAGCGAGCGATAGCGTGTCGGAGAACAAATGTCCTGAATCAGCCAGCAGGGCCAAACTATGGCTGCGGTGACTCACGATTAACTCCGCTAGCGAAAAGCAACCTGTCAGAATGAGCGCTATCCACAATAAGCGCAACTTCTGAATTGGTGTGCTGCCTGGGTCTAGAGAGGCAGCGGAGATGGAGTGGTCACAGTGATCACTGTTGCAGGAGTGGGAGGAGTGATGATGGTGGAGCATTAATGGAGGAAACAGGGAGCCTTAGCGCGATCTACTCTAGAGTAGATGCAATTTCTCTGATGCAAGCTCCCCATATAATCACAATTTTCCCTAAAACTGCCGATTTACCACTTTTTGTAGGGCAAGAATTTTCCTGACATGGTCAGTTTGACGCGATCGCCCTTCGGGTCTGTTTCCTTTTCTACATCCAGCGTGAAGTCGATTGCACTCATAATGCCATCTCCGAATTTCTCCTGAATGACTTCCTTTAATGGCATGCCGTAGACCTGCATAATTTCGTAGAAGCGATAAATCAGCGGATCGGTTGGTACTACTGGCCCTAGACCTTTGAGGGGATATTCGGTCAACTCAGATGCTACGTCTGGCCCTAATCCTAAAGCCTCCACTAACTTACTGGCTTCATCCTCAGAAGCACTGGCTTGGCGATAAAACACTGCCGCAATCCAAACTTCATCTCGGCCTAGAATTTTTTCTAGATCTGTAAAACTCACCCCTTGGATTTGTTTCGCAGCTAGTAGCTTCTGAGTAATTGCTGGAATCGTCATGAAAAGTTCACTCAATATTCATCGATTCCAGTAGTAACTAAAACTACACTACGTAGTTGTAACTAAAGTTACGAGTACAGGTGACTTGGCTCTAGCCTGAACTCAGGAACATTTGTCGCCCAACTCAAGTCTGATGCTTCTAGTTGCAGAGAATAACTCTAAAGGGGGATGCTCTGTTATCTAAAGAATCAGTATTTTTCACTAACAGGTTGAGTGCCGTTGAGTGCCTTAGTATAGTGAGCGGCATTTTCGTCCCTGATGGTAATCTAGATAGTCGCTCTCGTCACTAAACTGCATCGAGTAGATGACTAACAAAGAGAGCTGGGATTGTAAGCACAGGGGGACAGTTGAACATGACTACCGGATCGAGGTCACTTCCACAATCCTTGTATCCTTCTAGATCAAGTGTTTCATCCACCCATAAGGCTGTACAGGTAAATTATTCCACGCCTAGCAGTGGTTCTAGTCAGTCTGCTTTGGCCGCTCAGCGGAGTGAAGTTGACAAAAATAAAACTCACTTTATTGCCACCTATCGTGACTGGCCGATTTGGCTAGTACATGTGCGGATCAAACGACAAACTGGTTTTGGCAAAAAATGTCCAGTCTTACAGTGGCAGCATCCCGCCGATCAAGGACAGGCACGTCTACGTTATACCTATCAAATTCGGCCTCGGGAAAGTTTGAATCAAGCCTTAGAGATTGTGCGGATTATGATTGACCAAACCCTGGCGATCGCCCAACAACACGAAACTTAGATCACCACTTAGATCACCCGGATGCCAATTTGTGAGCCTGACGGGTGGTTTCTGGGAGCCGATATTTTGGCGTACAGCGCATCACATAATCGATCGCGCTCGGCAGACTAATCCGGTGCCCTAGGGAAATGTAGAGGGGTTTGGTGTTAATACGGGTTCGTAACACGGCTCCAATGGTTTCACCTCGATGCTGTAGCGGTTGCCAAGCGCCTCGCTCATTGGGCACCTCATCATGTTTTCCCACTAGTAAAGACTTGCCGACACCAATGGCAGGTAAATCCACCAGTAGCCCTAAGTGGGCCGCAATGCCCATCCGTCGCGGATGCGCGATCCCATGACCATCACAGAGGAGCAGATCGAGGGGAGTCGTGATTTGCGCTAAAGCATCCAGGACAGCGGGAATTTCTCGGAACGACAAAAAGCCTGGAATATAAGGAAAGGTGGTGGGGCGACGGGCGATCGCTTGCTCTACCAGTTGCAATTCGGGAAAACTCAACACGGCGATCGCAGCCCGGGTAATCGTCCCCTCGGCCTCAAATCCCACATCGACTCCAGCTACGCGCTGCACAGTTCCTAGTTGGTCTGTCATGATGATCTCACCGCGCAACTGCTGTTGAATCACAGTGGCCTGTTCAGCGGTGGCGGGCCAATCATGTCGTGGTTGAATTTTCATAGAGCTTCATTGAGAAGGACTGTCTCGGTGACCATCAGGAAAAATGGTGGTGCGATCGATATAAGCTTGTTCTAGATTGGCTTGTTGAGCCCGGTACAAATTACAGCCTGTGAGCTGAGCCGCTTGGAGTTTAGTTTTTTCTAAGTTGGTGCGGCTGAGGTCTGCTGAAGACAAGTTTGCTTTGGTGAGGTCAGCGTTATATAGATCTGCCCCGGATAGATCTGCGCCTGCTAAATTTGCGCCTTGTAAGTTGGCATGTCGCAAGTTGGCCCGCGATAGATTTGCCTTTTGTAAGTCTGCTCCCGCCAAATCTGCTTGGTAGAGCTGAATATTGCTCATCTCCGCTGCTTGCAACTGCGTAGACTGGAGATTGGCGTGGGTGAGATTAGCATACGGTAGGTAAGCTGCGGCTAAGTTGCTGCCTTGTAAATTGATGTTTGACAAATCTGCTTCAAACAGAGAAACTTCCTCAGCATCAATTTCGCTAAAATTCCGTTGCCCTTCTGCGTAGGAAGATAATATTTCTTTGGCGCTGACCCTCTGCATGATAACCGTTCCCGACAGTATCCCTGACATCAAACCCCTGATGGGGGCGATGCTGGATACACCTTGAGCATTTATACTTAACCTATGTAAAAATGTAAAATAATGTGACAAGAAATACGATTACTTAACGCTTTTTTAAGGATTTATTAAGATGCGATCGCATCTTATAAACCTGCTGGATTGAGCTTGGAGAGCTAGTTTCCATTTATTGCTCAACTGTTGCAGATTAAAACTTTAGCAACATCTGTCGCCTTGGGGATACTCTCTCGGTATTTCTAAAAATGATGACCTGTAAAGACGACTTGTAAAAAGTTTTAGGGATACTGGGGGAGAGTTTTTAGTCAAGTTTTAGTCAAGAAGACATTTTCCCAAGCAGGGGTGGCAAGATCCAAATAGGGACGTAACTGCACTGCCCAGAAACTGTTATGCCAGAACTTCGAGTCTCGATCGCTCAGCACTACCATGAGCGCACCAAATACGATCCACAAACCCTTGCCAGCAAAAGCCATTATCTGGATTGGGAGAACCAGCCTGTTCCGTTTAAGGAATACCAGATCGGCACGTCCATAGATCTCAAGCCTTTTCTAAGCGATCAACGAGATGCTTTGGCTGAAGACTCAGAAACCCTTTGGTGGCAACGGTTATCGCGCCTGCTATTTTGCAGCTATGGGTTGACAGGCATGATTCCCACGGCTGGCAGCCCAGTGTACTTACGCGCTGCACCTTCCGCAGGCGGATTGTATCCTGCAGAAATTTATTTAGTCTCGCGAGGGACACCGTTTTTGCCTGCTGGGTTGTATAACTATCAGTCCAAAACTCATTCGCTCCTGCATTTCTGGGACAGTGATATTTGGCAAAAATTGCAATCAGCTTGCTTTTGGCATCCCACTTTAGATCACACGCAGATGGCGGTAGTGACTACTGCGGTGTTCTTCCGCTCGGCGTGGCGTTATCAAGACCGAGCCTACCGTCGCATTTTTTTGGATACGGGGCATCTGTTGGGCAATATGGAGCTGGCCTGCGCCCTCAATGATTACCGTCCACATTTGATTGGCGGATTTGCCGATGCAGCGATCGATCAGTTGCTCTACCTCGATCCGGAGCAAGAAGGAGCGCTCGCGGTGATTCCGTTAGCCGATCTGCTGGAAGTAACGCAAAACTTGCCCCTCGCGGTGACAGCCTTGGCTTCAGCCACCCAAACTGAGTATCCCAGCATTCCTGACGGAGAATTGCTGAGCTATTTCCACCAAGCGACCCAGATTCAGCCAAGCGCGGTTTTCAAAAAGGCGCAATCTCAGAAGAGCTTAGAGAAAGCTCAGCCGGATAAATACAATTTTCCGTTTTGCTTGAAAGTTTCCACGCTATCCCCACCGATTGTTTGGGGAGAAAACTTGGGAGCTATGCAAGAAACTATGCTTCGTCGTCGTTCTACCCGTGCCTACAGCGGAGAATCGATTACCTTAGCCGAGCTGAAAGCGTTACTAGACTTTACTTACCAACCTCAACACTATATTGAGCAGCAGTTGGATGGGCACCCAGACTATTTTGCCTTGAGCTTGATTCAAACCTTTATTGCGGTTTCTGGTGTGATTGGTTTAGAGGAAGGCTGCTACTACTACGCCCCCCAGACTCAGGAGTTACGGCAAATCCGCTTCAAAAACTTCCGGCGAGAATTACATTACCTATGCTTGGGGCAAGATTTAGGTCGTGATGCCGCAGCAGTGGTATTTCATACAGCAGACCTAAAAAGTGCGGTGGCCCAATATGGCGATCGCGTCTACCGTTATCTGCACATGGATGCGGGACACTTGGGACAAAAGCTCAACCTCGCGGCCATTCATCTCGGTTTGGGGGTCAGCGGTATTGGTGGCTTTTTTGATGACCAGGTAAATGAAGTGCTAGGCATCCCGGTGGATGAAGCGGCTCTCTATATCACTACTCTAGGTCGCCCAGCCTAGCTGTTGCCCAGTCCAGTGGGTTAACCAGTCCAGTGGGTTAATCTGAGTGACCACAGGCATCTTCGTACTGGTAAGTTTCAATCCGGACAGCACAGCGATCGTACTGCCAACGAGTCAATCTGAGTGAGCTGGCTTCAGGGCTAATCACGACCACAGAAGCATAATCAGGCCCAACCCCAAAGGTTTTGGTCACCGAGTGACTCAGATTAGATTTAGCAGTGGTTTGCACCGTCACTAAACCAACTTTCGAGGGGCTATTAATAGCGATCGCCACATCTTTTTGCTCACCCGATTGCAGCTCTAATCCTTTTAACTGAGCTTGATTGATAGTCACTTGGACAGGCTCAGGCATGAGATTCACAAGTCTCACTGTAGGTTCAGGACGACTCAGCTTGTCATTCAGCACTAGCCCTTGAAGTACCTGACCCTTTTGAAATAGAGCTACGGTGTAAAACTGCTCAGCTTCTAAATTAAAGCTCTGCGCTAGTGGAGCAGCAGGGGAATTGAGGGAGAGGGCGTACTTTCCCGCAGGAAGGCGTTGGGATGGAATGATTTGCTCTGGAGAATAAGAAGCATGGAGCGGTTGCTGGTTTAAGTGCAGCGTCTTCACGGTTGGTTTAGCATCCAGTAGCCAGTAGTTTACGTAAGCCAAGTTCTCAGCTTGGGAGGGCATCGCTAGTCCAACCCCAGTCGCGAGGACTGATAGCAGCATCCAGCCTTGATGATGAAGTGGCATTGCTGATTCTCCTAACCCTAATGCTAAAGAACTGCTAGTGAACGACTCGCTAAAAAATCAAAGCAATTTCGTGCCAGTCTCTATGCGCTTTACCCTCAACGGCTAGAACTAGCAACGCAGTAATTTTTGCTAAAAATTGCCTGATTCAAGGACAATTTCGCTGATTTTTCGGCAAGAGAATGTAGTTAAGCTTACAAATAATACGGATGGGTGAAGCTATTGTACGGCTGAAGTCGTCAAGTGAGGCGTGAGCGGGATGGTGAGGCAAAACCACACCTGGTTATTGGCTGGATTGATTCTAGGCATTTGGGGTTTCCACTCTCCCGCTGGGGCAAAAGAATATCTGCTTAAATCCACCCCAGAAACTGTGATTTGGGGACGTCTGTATGGCAAGACAGCTAAGCCTGCTCTACGCATTCGATCCGGAGACACTGTAACCATTGAAACCGTCTCTCATGAGGGCATTTTAGAAGACCAGTCACGGGATGGCACTGCTGCTGGAGCCATTGAGTTTTTGACTCAGAAGGGAGTGCCCGAAAAAGAGATCCTGCAAGACCAACTGACTATCCGAGCGAACGTCCCTCATGATGGCAAAGGACCTCACGTTGTCACAGGCCCTATCTACGTCGAAGGAGCTATGCCCGGAGATGTCTTGCAGATTGAAACTCTCAAGATTGAGCATCGTGCCTCCTATGGGTTTATTAGTAGCCGTAAGGGTAAAGGTACATTGCCCGGAGAATATCCTGTGGGAGATAAGGTTGCTGATAGCAAATACATCAAAATCGTGACTGATCCTCAAGCTGTTCAGGCGATTCTGAGAACTCGTCAAGGACAGACTACTTCTCCTCTCCAGTACGCCAACTTCAAGCGAGAGGGAATTACTGGATTAGGAATTCTACAACCTGACAGGCCCGGTTCTCCCTCCTATGAGATTCCCTTAAAACCATTCATGGGGCTAATTGGCGTCGCTCCTGAAAACGATGCTGAAACTGAAAACTCGGTTCCTCCAGGCCGCTATGGGGGCAATATTGACCTGAATTTAATTACGGCGGGAACTACGCTATATCTCCCTGTGCAAGTGCCTGGTGCTCTCATGTATACGGGTGATCCTCATTGTGCTCAAGGAGATGGAGAGGTTGCTTTAACCGCAATCGAGTGTTCTCTAAAGCCAACATTTCGGATTACTCTACGCAAAGATCTCGCTGCTAGGAAAACATTTACCGCACCTTTCCTAGAAACTCCGATCGCCTTTGTTCCGATTGGGTTGAATCAAGATTTGGATGAAGCGATGAAGGATGCAGTGCGTAAAAGCCTCACTTTTATCACAGAAGTTACACCCCTCAACGGACAAGAAGCTCTACAACTGAGCAGTGCCGCAGTAGATTTTGAGGTCACTCAAGTTGTGGATATCGTCAAGGGAATTCATGGAGTGATCATGAAAGATCTAATTA from Trichocoleus desertorum ATA4-8-CV12 encodes:
- a CDS encoding SDR family oxidoreductase, whose translation is MFLVTGATGGLGRKIVHTLCEQEKAVRAFVRLTSRYAELEHRGAEIFIGDLRQERDIQKACQGVQYVISTHGATGSSDGDAQTLDYRANIDLIDAAKANGVQHFVFISVLGVDRGYEDSPTFKAKFAVERYLQNSGLSYTILRPSGFSSNLLPLAEQFSNTGIYLLVGDPHNRSSIVSTDDLARISVDAVSNEAAHNQIFAVGGPEILKRSDIPAIFGRIFDRDPIVINPPLFLFDGVRTAVGLVNARTQKALGTLRTLLANEFFCTSKEIERLESTFHIKMESLETFLRRYLSV
- the xth gene encoding exodeoxyribonuclease III, whose protein sequence is MKIATWNVNSIRTRLEHVLNWLQANPVNVLCVQETKVIDADFPRSPFTELGYHLYISGQKSYNGVALISRTPLEDVTAGFTPILGESLVGELDVQKRVITGVLDGIRIVNLYVPNGSEVGSEKYVYKLRWLQVLREYLEALCLKDSNPPKILVCGDFNIALEDRDIHNPKGREKHIMASDHERAALQTVLELGFADAFRKFTQDGGHFSWWDYRSGSFQRNSGWRIDHHYLTPVLYERAIACTIDIAPRQLEKPSDHAPVTVELEVAL
- a CDS encoding class I SAM-dependent methyltransferase; amino-acid sequence: MEIQRRMAVVAKGMGLGTAIALLASCTQSLVSNSSVSASNSAVVSASVPVAEAPAVNSPPPNSSPGAPVVEKEVPYVATPNEVVAEMLKVARVTGRDQLYDLGSGDGRIVLTAAQKYGTRGVGVELDPKLIQESNANAQKAGLGDRVQFLQQDLFQTNLRDATVVTLYLLPAVNLKLQPKLLNELKPGSRVVSHAFDMGNWKPDKTLTVRVPKTGRIHAIYYWVVPEKVAGNWQGTLATPIGPQPVNLLLRQQFQQVSGAATAGSETLAINNAKLTGKQISFKTSKNVKGQPLTIQFAGEVNGNTLKGIATLQGAGFLAGKYNLVAQRR
- a CDS encoding cation diffusion facilitator family transporter, with product MLHHHHSSHSCNSDHCDHSISAASLDPGSTPIQKLRLLWIALILTGCFSLAELIVSHRSHSLALLADSGHLFSDTLSLALALLATWIARLPASEQAPFGYRRVEILAALANGLSLVAIACWVGWEAIARLQSPPTEILSLPMLLTAVVGLGVNSLNAWFLHRDTHHDLNLRGAFLHMVADAISSVGVILAATAVGKLHWLWADGAISLLVAGFIATGAIPLIQQSLNILLERTPQQIDVPALAAALMQHKAVVSIEALKLWTVALGQEVLCVQLQVNLSDGLARDRLLQQIQTQMQQEFGLQDVMVQMTLAPGQQAITTQLSPTLSDQIVLPS
- the cynS gene encoding cyanase, producing the protein MTIPAITQKLLAAKQIQGVSFTDLEKILGRDEVWIAAVFYRQASASEDEASKLVEALGLGPDVASELTEYPLKGLGPVVPTDPLIYRFYEIMQVYGMPLKEVIQEKFGDGIMSAIDFTLDVEKETDPKGDRVKLTMSGKFLPYKKW
- the nfi gene encoding deoxyribonuclease V (cleaves DNA at apurinic or apyrimidinic sites), translating into MKIQPRHDWPATAEQATVIQQQLRGEIIMTDQLGTVQRVAGVDVGFEAEGTITRAAIAVLSFPELQLVEQAIARRPTTFPYIPGFLSFREIPAVLDALAQITTPLDLLLCDGHGIAHPRRMGIAAHLGLLVDLPAIGVGKSLLVGKHDEVPNERGAWQPLQHRGETIGAVLRTRINTKPLYISLGHRISLPSAIDYVMRCTPKYRLPETTRQAHKLASG
- a CDS encoding pentapeptide repeat-containing protein, whose protein sequence is MQRVSAKEILSSYAEGQRNFSEIDAEEVSLFEADLSNINLQGSNLAAAYLPYANLTHANLQSTQLQAAEMSNIQLYQADLAGADLQKANLSRANLRHANLQGANLAGADLSGADLYNADLTKANLSSADLSRTNLEKTKLQAAQLTGCNLYRAQQANLEQAYIDRTTIFPDGHRDSPSQ
- a CDS encoding SagB/ThcOx family dehydrogenase, producing MPELRVSIAQHYHERTKYDPQTLASKSHYLDWENQPVPFKEYQIGTSIDLKPFLSDQRDALAEDSETLWWQRLSRLLFCSYGLTGMIPTAGSPVYLRAAPSAGGLYPAEIYLVSRGTPFLPAGLYNYQSKTHSLLHFWDSDIWQKLQSACFWHPTLDHTQMAVVTTAVFFRSAWRYQDRAYRRIFLDTGHLLGNMELACALNDYRPHLIGGFADAAIDQLLYLDPEQEGALAVIPLADLLEVTQNLPLAVTALASATQTEYPSIPDGELLSYFHQATQIQPSAVFKKAQSQKSLEKAQPDKYNFPFCLKVSTLSPPIVWGENLGAMQETMLRRRSTRAYSGESITLAELKALLDFTYQPQHYIEQQLDGHPDYFALSLIQTFIAVSGVIGLEEGCYYYAPQTQELRQIRFKNFRRELHYLCLGQDLGRDAAAVVFHTADLKSAVAQYGDRVYRYLHMDAGHLGQKLNLAAIHLGLGVSGIGGFFDDQVNEVLGIPVDEAALYITTLGRPA
- a CDS encoding DUF4397 domain-containing protein — translated: MPLHHQGWMLLSVLATGVGLAMPSQAENLAYVNYWLLDAKPTVKTLHLNQQPLHASYSPEQIIPSQRLPAGKYALSLNSPAAPLAQSFNLEAEQFYTVALFQKGQVLQGLVLNDKLSRPEPTVRLVNLMPEPVQVTINQAQLKGLELQSGEQKDVAIAINSPSKVGLVTVQTTAKSNLSHSVTKTFGVGPDYASVVVISPEASSLRLTRWQYDRCAVRIETYQYEDACGHSD